The genomic window CGAATCCGCGCACCTCCAAGGTGGTGAGCACCCGGTGCGCGGTGGAGCGCGCCACTCCGAGTTCCCTGGCCGCTCCGGTGACCGACAGGCTGTCATGGACGAGGAAGAGGCGCATGAGGCGCAGTCCGGTGTCCAACGACTCGATGATGTAGCGCTTCGCGTCGGTCATCAGGTCCTCTGGGTCTCACGGGGTGCCGGACGGCACCGACTGTGAACGTACGGCGCTCCGCCCATCATTCCGGTTCGGGCCGCGCCGTCCACACCGTCCGCCGAATCCTGAAGCGCAGCCGGGAACTCACGCGACGACTCCATGTCGATCTCGCGCGTACCGCCGGCGCCCTCTGTCTCCGCGCGCTCTGAGCACCCCGATGGGCAGCGACCTGGTGCCCACGACCGCTGCTCCTCGACGGCCCGGACACCGTTTCGCCTTCTCCGCGCAGCGTTACCGGCGCTCACCGTCGCCCGC from Streptomyces sp. NBC_01341 includes these protein-coding regions:
- a CDS encoding putative leader peptide — encoded protein: MNVRRSAHHSGSGRAVHTVRRILKRSRELTRRLHVDLARTAGALCLRAL